In Anaerolineales bacterium, the following are encoded in one genomic region:
- a CDS encoding PTS galactitol transporter subunit IIC: METIQAISDFLTGFGAPVMLPIVIFILGLVLGLKPGKALISALTVGVAFVGLGLVIGLLIGALDPASQRLIANTGLQLDVVDVGWGVAAAIAFGTAVGALVIPLAFGVNILMLAMRWTKTLNVDMWNFWHYAYTGSLVFLVTGGNLLFGLVAAAIHAVVSLLIADLTAERVQKFFNLPGISIPQGWAITSVPIILGLNWLVDKIPGLRDINWDADTIQKRLGVVGQPIILGGLLGLLLGVLAYGVGDYAAWSSVLTLAVQMAAVMLLVPRIISLFMEGLTPISEAARNFMKKRFAGREFHIGLDSAILIGHPITIAAAIVLIPVTLLLAAILPGNRVLPAADLAATAFFVAMVPPLTKGNLFRSILYGAVIMTMILYVAGDLAPLLTQTAANIGFDTGGATSITGLSGGNWIAWLLTSIGRLFGAKP; this comes from the coding sequence GTGGAAACTATTCAAGCGATCAGTGATTTCCTTACCGGTTTCGGCGCCCCGGTCATGTTGCCCATTGTGATCTTCATTTTGGGCCTCGTCCTGGGTCTGAAGCCCGGCAAGGCGCTGATCTCCGCTTTGACGGTGGGCGTTGCGTTTGTCGGCCTGGGCCTGGTCATCGGCCTGCTGATCGGCGCTCTGGACCCCGCCAGCCAGCGGCTGATTGCCAACACCGGCCTGCAGCTCGACGTTGTCGATGTGGGTTGGGGTGTGGCGGCGGCGATCGCTTTTGGCACTGCGGTGGGCGCTCTGGTTATTCCGCTGGCTTTCGGCGTCAACATCCTGATGCTGGCCATGCGCTGGACCAAGACGCTCAACGTGGATATGTGGAACTTCTGGCACTATGCCTACACCGGCTCCCTGGTCTTCCTGGTGACTGGCGGCAATCTGCTCTTCGGCTTGGTGGCTGCGGCCATCCATGCGGTCGTCTCGCTCTTGATCGCAGACCTCACCGCCGAACGCGTGCAGAAGTTCTTTAACCTGCCGGGCATCTCCATCCCGCAGGGTTGGGCCATCACCAGTGTGCCCATCATCCTGGGTCTCAACTGGCTGGTGGATAAGATCCCCGGCCTGCGCGACATCAACTGGGATGCCGACACGATCCAGAAGCGTCTGGGTGTTGTCGGCCAGCCGATCATCCTCGGCGGTCTGCTCGGTTTGCTGCTGGGCGTGCTGGCTTACGGCGTGGGCGACTACGCCGCCTGGAGCAGCGTGCTGACCCTGGCGGTGCAGATGGCTGCGGTCATGTTGCTGGTGCCGCGCATCATCTCCCTGTTCATGGAAGGCCTGACCCCCATTTCGGAGGCGGCCCGCAACTTCATGAAGAAGCGCTTTGCCGGCCGCGAATTTCACATTGGTCTGGACTCGGCCATCCTGATCGGTCACCCGATCACGATCGCCGCCGCCATTGTGCTCATTCCGGTTACGCTGCTGCTGGCGGCCATCCTGCCGGGCAACCGTGTGCTGCCCGCCGCAGACCTGGCGGCCACCGCCTTCTTCGTGGCCATGGTGCCCCCGCTGACCAAGGGCAACCTGTTCCGCTCCATCCTGTACGGTGCGGTGATCATGACCATGATCCTGTATGTAGCCGGTGACCTGGCCCCGCTGCTGACGCAGACGGCCGCCAACATCGGCTTCGACACCGGCGGCGCGACCAGCATCACCGGCCTCTCCGGCGGCAACTGGATCGCCTGGCTGCTCACTTCGATCGGCCGGCTGTTCGGCGCTAAGCCTTAG
- a CDS encoding penicillin acylase family protein yields the protein MRTVGRILLGLLAVLLLVVVGAGIYVYLSIDDSFPQTQGEINLTGLNGPVDVYRDAAGVPHIFASSEYDLFFAQGYVHAQDRFWQMDFQRHVGAGRLSEMLGSNTIDTDIFLRTVGWERVSRLELDLLDDESAATLQAYADGVNAYLADRQGTQISLEYLFLGLLNPGYQPAPWEPLNTLTWAKAMAWDLRDNMDDEIKRSILLASLPAERIAELYPAYPEEQPLILPEYEFNESAVIAELQSQPGLPQGLQPLLSKVLRDLNTVDDWLGGDPEAELGSNSWVVSGELSASGAPLFANDPHLSTGIPSLWYQVGLHCQPVGPDCQYESIGVSFVGAPGVVIGHNAQIAWGLTNVGADVMDLYVIRVNPDNPDQYEMNGQWVDMQVVTEQIQIGSSETMDLKVRITEFGPIISGAFGDLEDFHETSGLNLPQDYAIALRWTALEPGRTFQSILKINRAQDFDEFRQAARDFVAPSQNLLYADIDGNIGYQLPGHIPVRTMSDGRYPVPGWTSDFAWQGYIPFDHLPYALNPEAGYIVAANNAIVGPDYPFHIADIWDYGYRAKRIEDLILAAPGPIDSAYYQGMLKDSANLGALEIIPSLAGLDFADQRSAELRDTLLAWNGDQHRDSSEALLFNYFWRQLLADIFHDELPEDYWPGGSSPSFVTVKNLLADPANPWWDDVTTAARETSTDILAAAFEAAVADITAAHGNDPAGWAWGSEHTMTFEHEVMSNFPLIDSLFNRGPFAVHGGSSIVNANNWSAANDSFAVTSLPSKRSIFDLSNWDNSLQIHTTGQSGHANAPHYIDMAQPWADVLFNPLYWERATIEAAAPDHLRLLP from the coding sequence ATGCGAACCGTTGGTCGTATCCTGTTAGGTCTGCTTGCCGTACTGCTGCTCGTGGTGGTCGGCGCAGGCATATATGTCTATCTTTCCATCGATGATTCTTTCCCGCAAACCCAGGGCGAAATCAATCTGACCGGCCTGAACGGCCCGGTGGATGTGTATCGTGATGCGGCTGGCGTGCCGCACATCTTCGCCTCCAGCGAATATGACCTGTTCTTCGCCCAGGGTTATGTGCATGCCCAGGACCGCTTCTGGCAGATGGACTTCCAGCGCCATGTCGGTGCCGGGCGTCTGTCTGAGATGCTGGGCAGCAACACCATCGACACCGACATCTTCCTGCGCACGGTGGGTTGGGAACGCGTCTCCCGCCTGGAGCTGGATCTGCTCGACGATGAGAGCGCAGCCACCCTGCAAGCCTACGCCGACGGCGTCAATGCCTATCTGGCTGACCGCCAGGGTACCCAGATCTCTTTGGAATACCTTTTCCTCGGTCTGCTCAACCCCGGCTATCAGCCGGCGCCTTGGGAGCCGCTCAACACGCTCACCTGGGCCAAGGCCATGGCCTGGGACCTGCGTGACAACATGGACGACGAGATCAAGCGCTCGATCTTGCTGGCCAGCCTGCCTGCCGAGCGCATCGCCGAACTGTATCCTGCCTACCCCGAGGAGCAGCCGCTGATCCTGCCGGAATATGAGTTCAACGAGTCGGCTGTGATTGCTGAACTGCAAAGCCAACCCGGCCTGCCGCAGGGCTTGCAGCCCCTGCTTTCCAAGGTGCTGCGCGACCTGAACACGGTGGACGACTGGCTGGGTGGTGACCCCGAAGCCGAGTTGGGTTCCAACAGTTGGGTGGTCTCCGGCGAGCTCTCCGCCAGCGGCGCGCCGCTCTTCGCCAATGATCCGCACCTCAGCACGGGCATCCCTTCGCTCTGGTACCAGGTGGGCTTGCACTGCCAGCCGGTGGGCCCCGACTGTCAATACGAGAGTATCGGCGTCTCCTTCGTCGGTGCTCCCGGCGTGGTCATCGGCCACAACGCTCAGATCGCCTGGGGCCTGACCAACGTCGGCGCTGACGTGATGGATCTGTACGTCATCCGGGTTAACCCGGACAACCCGGACCAATACGAGATGAACGGCCAGTGGGTGGACATGCAAGTCGTCACCGAACAGATCCAGATCGGAAGCTCCGAGACCATGGACCTGAAGGTGCGCATCACGGAATTCGGCCCGATCATCTCCGGCGCCTTTGGCGACCTGGAGGACTTCCACGAGACCTCTGGCCTCAACCTGCCGCAGGACTACGCCATCGCCCTGCGTTGGACGGCCCTCGAACCCGGGCGCACTTTCCAATCGATCCTCAAGATCAACCGAGCCCAGGACTTTGACGAGTTCCGCCAGGCCGCTCGCGACTTTGTGGCCCCCTCGCAGAACCTGCTCTACGCCGATATCGATGGCAACATCGGCTATCAGCTGCCCGGCCATATCCCCGTGCGCACCATGTCGGATGGGCGTTATCCTGTCCCCGGTTGGACCAGCGACTTTGCCTGGCAGGGCTACATTCCCTTTGACCATCTGCCCTACGCCCTCAACCCCGAGGCGGGCTACATTGTGGCCGCCAACAACGCCATTGTCGGCCCGGACTATCCTTTCCACATCGCCGACATCTGGGACTACGGCTATCGCGCCAAACGCATTGAAGACCTGATCCTGGCGGCTCCCGGCCCCATCGATTCGGCCTACTACCAGGGAATGCTCAAGGACAGCGCCAACCTGGGCGCGCTGGAGATCATCCCCAGCCTGGCTGGCCTGGACTTTGCTGACCAGCGCAGCGCGGAACTGCGTGACACCTTGCTGGCCTGGAATGGCGACCAGCACCGCGACTCCTCTGAGGCGCTGCTGTTCAACTACTTCTGGCGCCAGCTCTTGGCAGACATCTTCCACGATGAACTGCCTGAGGATTACTGGCCGGGCGGCAGTTCGCCCTCCTTCGTCACCGTCAAGAACCTGCTGGCTGACCCGGCCAACCCGTGGTGGGACGATGTTACTACGGCCGCCAGGGAAACCAGCACAGATATCCTGGCTGCCGCCTTCGAAGCCGCCGTGGCCGACATCACCGCCGCCCACGGCAACGACCCGGCGGGCTGGGCCTGGGGCAGCGAGCACACCATGACCTTCGAACATGAGGTCATGAGCAACTTCCCGTTGATCGACAGCCTGTTCAACCGCGGCCCCTTTGCCGTTCATGGCGGCAGTTCCATCGTCAACGCCAACAACTGGAGCGCCGCCAATGACAGCTTTGCCGTCACCAGCCTGCCCTCCAAGCGCAGCATCTTTGACCTGTCCAACTGGGACAACTCCCTGCAGATCCACACCACCGGCCAGTCCGGCCATGCCAATGCGCCCCACTACATTGACATGGCCCAGCCCTGGGCGGATGTGCTCTTCAACCCGCTCTACTGGGAACGGGCCACTATCGAGGCCGCCGCACCCGACCATCTGCGTCTGCTGCCCTAG
- the msrA gene encoding peptide-methionine (S)-S-oxide reductase MsrA, with translation MATQTAVFAGGCFWCTEAAFQPLRGVQRVQPGYAGGQQPHPTYEQVCTGRTGHAEVVQVDYDPEQISYHDLLNVFFTVHDPTTLNRQGNDIGTQYRSAIFYLDQAQKAEAEGFITELNAELGGGIVTELTPLDIFHVAEEYHHDYFKKNPGSGYCQAVIPPKLAKLRKQYAELLAR, from the coding sequence ATGGCCACCCAAACCGCCGTGTTTGCCGGCGGCTGTTTCTGGTGCACCGAGGCTGCCTTTCAGCCCCTGCGCGGTGTGCAGCGCGTGCAGCCCGGGTACGCCGGCGGCCAGCAGCCCCATCCGACCTACGAGCAGGTCTGCACTGGCCGTACCGGCCATGCCGAAGTGGTGCAGGTCGACTATGACCCGGAGCAGATCAGCTACCACGACCTGCTCAACGTCTTCTTCACCGTGCATGACCCCACCACGCTCAACCGCCAGGGCAACGACATCGGCACTCAGTATCGCTCGGCCATCTTCTATCTAGACCAGGCGCAGAAAGCCGAAGCAGAGGGCTTCATCACCGAGCTCAATGCAGAGCTGGGCGGCGGCATTGTGACCGAGCTGACCCCGCTGGATATCTTTCATGTGGCCGAGGAATACCACCACGACTATTTCAAGAAGAATCCCGGCTCTGGGTACTGCCAGGCCGTCATTCCCCCAAAGCTTGCCAAGCTGCGCAAACAATACGCTGAGTTGCTGGCGCGCTAA
- a CDS encoding DeoR/GlpR transcriptional regulator, with protein sequence MTTTAERRRWISEQVISAGHITIADISTEFGVSEMTARRDLSALDRDGLVRRVHGGAIVSLGRSFEPPFRSRLNNQTEVKRRIGLKAAELILNGDSIALDVGTTTLEIVPGLASKRNLTIVASSLQIANEVVRTLPLENHSRLILTGGIVRPGELSMTGPIPEKSHRELHVDKAFLGMGGISPRDGLTEYNIEDARIKQVLLEQAREKIIVADGSKFGQTTFAHVGPLSKINTIVTDSSAPADILKEIEAAGVTVIIAD encoded by the coding sequence ATGACCACTACTGCGGAACGTAGGCGCTGGATCTCCGAACAAGTCATATCGGCAGGCCATATCACAATTGCCGATATCTCCACGGAATTCGGTGTGTCTGAGATGACCGCCCGGCGCGATCTGAGTGCTCTGGATCGCGATGGTTTGGTGCGCCGCGTGCATGGCGGCGCCATCGTCAGTCTGGGACGCAGTTTTGAACCCCCTTTCCGCAGCCGATTAAACAATCAAACTGAAGTAAAGCGCCGCATCGGCCTTAAGGCGGCCGAGCTGATCCTCAATGGAGACAGCATCGCCTTGGATGTCGGCACCACCACGCTGGAGATCGTCCCTGGCCTGGCCAGCAAGCGCAACCTGACGATTGTGGCCTCCTCCCTGCAGATCGCCAACGAAGTCGTGCGCACCCTTCCCCTGGAAAACCATTCCCGGCTGATCCTGACTGGCGGCATTGTGCGTCCCGGTGAGCTTTCCATGACCGGGCCGATCCCCGAAAAATCCCATCGCGAGCTGCACGTGGACAAGGCCTTTTTAGGCATGGGCGGCATCAGCCCGCGCGACGGGCTGACCGAATACAACATCGAGGACGCGCGCATCAAGCAGGTACTGCTGGAACAGGCCCGAGAGAAGATCATCGTGGCCGACGGCAGCAAGTTTGGCCAGACCACGTTTGCCCATGTCGGCCCGCTTTCCAAGATCAACACCATCGTCACAGATTCCTCGGCCCCCGCAGACATTCTCAAAGAGATCGAAGCTGCGGGGGTGACTGTCATCATTGCCGATTGA
- a CDS encoding PTS sugar transporter subunit IIB, whose amino-acid sequence MSKADGRALRIVVACGTGIATSTHVAIKIQEMLAARGVPVETVQCRVPEVPHKLSGADAVVATAQVPYDDVQIPTLSGLPFLTGIGEEEVIDQLERIYLDTP is encoded by the coding sequence ATGAGCAAAGCCGACGGCCGTGCGCTCAGGATCGTGGTGGCTTGCGGCACCGGGATCGCCACTTCGACCCATGTCGCCATCAAGATCCAGGAGATGTTGGCCGCCCGCGGTGTCCCGGTGGAGACGGTGCAGTGCCGGGTGCCCGAAGTGCCGCACAAGCTTTCCGGCGCCGATGCGGTGGTGGCCACCGCCCAGGTGCCTTACGACGATGTACAAATCCCCACACTTAGTGGCTTACCTTTCTTGACAGGCATTGGGGAGGAGGAGGTGATAGACCAGCTCGAACGCATCTATTTGGATACTCCCTAA
- a CDS encoding SGNH/GDSL hydrolase family protein encodes MISSLRSPIYLCWSLLLLGLWLAACAPAAAAQATSLPAPSATLPPTPSPRPTHTASATEIAPLTLVFYGDSLLKVGEVGRQGQSGVSFVDELPAYLQPNSAYTLIFANYGGRKARWAAQHLEETVLIHDPDIVTIWWGMNDLDGCPGIFDRESNRLMEYKLRAYVEEHSLAMRKQIDDLLAQDIDVFVVSAMPVLGGNLPWSHRGPNGEVIWEEGRWCHYNLGLEQLAQAQRQLAADYAAAGKAVFWVDVWELYMQNRQTERMYMDVVHPGTQGAALIAQAWMDAFNASGIR; translated from the coding sequence TTGATAAGCAGCCTTCGAAGCCCGATCTATCTGTGCTGGTCTCTGCTCCTGCTCGGCCTGTGGCTGGCGGCCTGCGCCCCCGCGGCTGCCGCCCAAGCCACCAGCCTGCCAGCGCCCAGCGCCACTTTGCCGCCCACCCCATCACCCCGGCCGACACATACAGCCTCTGCCACTGAAATTGCGCCGCTGACCCTGGTGTTTTACGGCGACAGCCTGCTGAAAGTTGGCGAAGTGGGCCGCCAGGGACAGTCCGGCGTATCCTTTGTGGATGAACTGCCCGCCTACCTGCAGCCTAATTCAGCCTACACGCTGATCTTCGCCAACTACGGCGGTCGCAAAGCGCGCTGGGCGGCGCAGCACCTGGAAGAGACTGTGCTGATCCACGACCCAGACATCGTGACCATCTGGTGGGGGATGAACGATCTGGACGGCTGTCCGGGCATCTTTGACCGCGAGAGCAACCGCCTGATGGAGTACAAGCTGCGCGCCTACGTCGAAGAACACAGCCTGGCAATGCGCAAACAGATCGACGACCTGCTGGCGCAAGACATTGATGTCTTTGTCGTCTCGGCCATGCCGGTCCTGGGCGGCAACCTGCCCTGGAGCCACCGCGGGCCGAACGGCGAAGTTATCTGGGAGGAAGGCCGCTGGTGCCATTACAACCTCGGCCTGGAACAACTGGCCCAGGCGCAGCGCCAGCTGGCGGCGGACTATGCGGCGGCCGGCAAAGCAGTCTTCTGGGTGGACGTGTGGGAACTGTATATGCAAAACCGGCAAACCGAGCGAATGTATATGGATGTCGTGCACCCGGGAACTCAGGGGGCCGCGCTGATCGCACAAGCCTGGATGGACGCTTTTAACGCCTCCGGGATCCGCTGA
- a CDS encoding NAD-dependent epimerase/dehydratase family protein, with amino-acid sequence MNFLITGAAGFLGSSLANQLAREGHLVRGLDDLSSGDPDALYKDVHFTRGDVNDRPKLWSLLQDVDCVYHLAARVRVAESLLYPREYTDVNVGGTVSLMEAMRDVGVRRVVFASSGAVYGDQHEQPLSEAATPNPRSPYAVSKLSAEYYVRTIGSLWGIETVCLRIFNAYGPGQHLPPSHPPVVPNWLRQAARGGSLVVHGEGNQTRDFVYVNDVVRALTAAATAPDVNQLVLNVGSGQETSMRELAEAILRITGSSAEILDAPRSEAGASRMCADTTLAAKMLGFRPRTSLEDGLRQTLQEDPRFAQVEGA; translated from the coding sequence ATGAACTTTCTCATCACCGGCGCGGCCGGTTTCCTTGGCTCCAGCCTGGCCAACCAACTGGCCCGTGAGGGCCACCTGGTACGCGGGCTGGATGACCTCTCCAGCGGCGACCCCGATGCTTTGTATAAGGACGTGCATTTCACCCGCGGCGATGTCAACGATCGCCCCAAGTTGTGGTCGCTGCTGCAGGATGTGGACTGCGTCTACCACTTGGCTGCCCGCGTGCGCGTGGCGGAATCGCTACTGTACCCGCGCGAATACACCGATGTGAACGTGGGCGGCACGGTCAGCTTGATGGAAGCCATGCGTGATGTAGGCGTGCGCCGGGTGGTCTTCGCCTCCTCGGGCGCGGTGTACGGCGACCAGCACGAACAGCCGCTCAGCGAAGCCGCCACCCCCAACCCGCGCTCACCCTATGCGGTCTCCAAACTGTCCGCCGAATATTACGTGCGCACCATCGGCTCCCTGTGGGGCATCGAAACCGTCTGCCTGCGCATCTTCAATGCCTATGGCCCCGGCCAGCACCTGCCGCCTTCGCACCCGCCGGTGGTGCCCAACTGGCTGCGCCAGGCGGCGCGCGGCGGCTCCCTGGTGGTGCACGGCGAAGGCAACCAGACCCGCGACTTCGTCTACGTCAACGACGTGGTGCGCGCCCTGACCGCCGCCGCCACTGCGCCGGACGTGAACCAGCTGGTGCTCAACGTGGGCAGCGGTCAGGAAACCAGCATGCGCGAGCTGGCCGAGGCGATCCTGCGCATCACCGGCAGCAGCGCCGAGATCTTGGATGCGCCGCGCAGCGAAGCCGGCGCCTCACGCATGTGCGCCGACACTACGCTGGCCGCTAAGATGCTCGGCTTCCGCCCGCGCACTTCGCTGGAAGACGGCTTGCGCCAGACGCTGCAAGAGGACCCGCGCTTCGCCCAGGTGGAGGGCGCCTGA
- a CDS encoding PrsW family intramembrane metalloprotease yields the protein MSQVPAPTVDKHPFDWLTLLQFGSSGFALASGLTTALGLAVAAAFVPRASSLDGLVQLSSLLGILAAALLLLPSTYYALRRILGKPGAVFRPYGRAFAFSILALPLCIGASYLALEARLDWLVALLYLGPAILVVAWLAWLALRKLGPLSAQRIWGGLAAGLIGVTSFSLALEAVAGVVVLAGLAVYVQVTPELTRAIEALLQASENLDDVSLLAPFMNDPVILLTGLFSLSAVAPLVEEFFKPLAVVLLLRRPLTPAQGFALGALSGAGFALAENLFLSAPAETLAVAVAGRAGASAMHVLTGALAGLALVQARQQRRYVRLLGIYLLNVVIHAVWNGLVLLSAAGAVTLAAAEGLVPAAFAMIGPVLLVGLGSTCILAIWRINQRLQPN from the coding sequence TTGAGTCAGGTCCCTGCCCCAACCGTAGACAAGCACCCCTTTGACTGGCTGACGCTGCTGCAGTTTGGCAGCAGCGGCTTTGCGCTGGCCAGCGGTCTGACCACTGCACTGGGGCTGGCGGTGGCGGCGGCTTTTGTGCCCCGCGCCAGCAGCCTGGACGGCCTGGTCCAACTGAGCAGCCTGCTGGGCATCCTGGCGGCGGCCCTACTGTTGCTGCCCTCCACCTACTATGCGCTGCGGCGCATTCTGGGCAAGCCCGGGGCGGTCTTCCGCCCCTATGGGCGCGCCTTTGCCTTCAGCATCTTGGCGCTGCCCCTGTGCATCGGGGCCTCCTACCTGGCGCTGGAAGCCCGGCTGGACTGGCTGGTGGCGCTGCTGTACCTGGGGCCGGCCATCCTGGTGGTGGCCTGGCTGGCCTGGCTCGCCCTGCGCAAGCTGGGGCCGCTTTCTGCGCAGCGCATTTGGGGCGGTCTGGCCGCCGGTTTGATCGGCGTGACCAGCTTTTCCCTGGCCCTGGAGGCCGTGGCGGGTGTAGTGGTGCTGGCCGGGTTGGCGGTGTATGTGCAGGTGACGCCGGAACTGACCCGGGCGATCGAGGCGCTGCTGCAAGCCTCAGAAAACCTGGACGATGTCAGCCTGCTGGCGCCGTTCATGAACGACCCGGTGATCTTGCTAACCGGGCTGTTTTCGTTGTCCGCGGTGGCGCCGCTGGTGGAAGAATTCTTCAAGCCCCTGGCCGTGGTGCTTTTGCTGCGCCGGCCGCTGACCCCCGCGCAGGGTTTCGCCCTGGGGGCGCTGAGCGGGGCCGGCTTTGCCCTGGCGGAAAATCTGTTCCTCTCCGCCCCGGCGGAGACCTTGGCGGTGGCCGTGGCGGGACGGGCCGGGGCCAGCGCCATGCATGTGCTCACCGGAGCGCTGGCGGGCCTGGCGCTGGTGCAGGCCAGGCAACAGCGGCGCTATGTGCGCCTGTTGGGCATCTATCTGCTGAATGTCGTGATCCACGCCGTATGGAACGGCCTGGTGCTGCTCAGCGCGGCTGGAGCGGTAACCCTGGCGGCCGCAGAGGGTCTGGTTCCGGCGGCTTTTGCCATGATCGGCCCCGTGCTGCTGGTGGGGCTGGGCAGCACCTGCATTTTGGCCATCTGGCGCATTAACCAAAGACTGCAACCGAACTAA
- a CDS encoding peptidylprolyl isomerase, protein MRTSLLAALALLLAACAAPTPPENNITAPLEPLPASGYPAAACTAVTSPPQPGGDYLAGLPFDSLSAADWQRGPEDAFITILEYSDFECIFCAQLSGVLDELLARYPDELRVVYRHYPLTGTPEQPLHPKAALAMQAAEAAGKQGKFWEMHDLLFAQQASWSALSQAEFNGWLLNEAAAELELDANAFKEDLHSEELSAAAQAAWDWGQEIGLPGTPFLVINGQLYYGGPLDILSLDNIIQAKLLAQRQFHFCPEMALEPGARYTATLHTEHGQIVVELLPEVAPMAVNSFLFLVEQGWYENVTFHRVIPGFVAQSGDPSNTGYGDPGYFYAIETSPNLSFDRAGLFAMANSGPTANGSQFFITLGPAPHLNGGYTIFGEVIQGMDVVEQIQARDVSQQADLPPGDMLYRVSIEVH, encoded by the coding sequence ATGCGTACTTCCCTCCTGGCGGCGCTGGCCCTGCTGCTGGCCGCTTGCGCCGCCCCAACCCCGCCGGAAAACAACATCACCGCTCCCCTGGAACCGCTCCCCGCCAGCGGCTACCCGGCGGCCGCCTGCACGGCCGTCACCAGCCCGCCGCAGCCAGGCGGCGATTACCTGGCCGGCCTGCCATTTGACAGCCTTAGCGCGGCCGACTGGCAACGCGGCCCGGAAGACGCTTTCATCACCATCCTGGAATACAGCGACTTCGAGTGCATTTTCTGCGCCCAGCTGAGCGGCGTGCTGGACGAACTGCTGGCGCGTTACCCCGACGAGCTGCGCGTGGTCTACCGCCATTACCCGCTGACCGGCACGCCCGAACAGCCGCTGCACCCCAAAGCGGCGCTGGCCATGCAGGCCGCCGAGGCGGCGGGCAAGCAGGGCAAGTTCTGGGAAATGCACGACCTGCTGTTTGCGCAGCAGGCCAGCTGGTCTGCCCTCAGCCAGGCGGAATTTAACGGCTGGCTGCTGAACGAAGCCGCCGCCGAACTGGAACTGGACGCCAACGCATTCAAGGAAGACCTGCACAGTGAAGAACTGAGCGCCGCGGCCCAAGCCGCCTGGGACTGGGGCCAGGAGATCGGCCTGCCCGGCACGCCCTTCCTGGTGATCAACGGCCAACTGTATTACGGCGGCCCGCTGGACATCCTCAGCCTGGACAACATTATTCAAGCCAAGCTGTTGGCGCAGCGCCAGTTCCACTTCTGCCCGGAGATGGCCCTGGAGCCTGGGGCACGGTACACCGCCACGCTGCACACAGAGCACGGCCAGATCGTGGTGGAACTGCTGCCGGAAGTGGCCCCGATGGCGGTCAACAGTTTCCTGTTCCTGGTGGAGCAAGGCTGGTATGAGAATGTCACCTTCCATCGCGTGATCCCCGGCTTCGTGGCCCAATCCGGCGACCCTTCCAATACGGGCTACGGCGACCCCGGCTATTTTTACGCCATCGAAACCAGTCCCAACCTGAGCTTTGACCGCGCCGGCCTGTTTGCCATGGCCAATTCCGGCCCGACGGCCAACGGCAGCCAGTTCTTCATCACCCTGGGGCCGGCGCCCCATCTGAATGGCGGCTACACGATCTTTGGAGAAGTCATTCAGGGGATGGACGTCGTCGAACAGATCCAGGCGCGGGATGTGTCGCAACAAGCCGACCTGCCGCCGGGCGACATGCTGTACCGCGTGAGCATTGAGGTCCATTGA
- a CDS encoding VTT domain-containing protein: MSQILDAMIDLLHTLATSLPLPLFTVVAAFVEEVIAPIPSPLVMTLAGSLAASAGYAQPYLLWLAVIGAISKTIGSWVVYIIADLGEDFVLGRFGKFLGISHEEVEAFGKHLNQGRRDGPVMFLLRAIPIIPTAPVSLVAGLIKLNLRSYLFSTLLGTLVRNVLYLYFGYTSLQAATSVSEGFESLEGIGYLVLALMMATGIGYFYYLRKKGAGLAITKRLTEKKSKS; this comes from the coding sequence ATGTCCCAAATTCTTGATGCGATGATCGATCTGCTGCACACGCTGGCCACCAGCTTGCCGCTGCCCCTGTTCACCGTGGTGGCCGCCTTCGTGGAAGAAGTGATCGCCCCGATCCCTTCGCCGCTGGTGATGACCCTGGCCGGTTCGCTGGCCGCCTCCGCCGGTTATGCCCAACCGTACTTGCTATGGCTGGCCGTGATCGGCGCCATCAGCAAAACGATCGGCAGCTGGGTGGTGTACATCATCGCCGACCTGGGGGAAGATTTTGTGCTGGGCCGCTTTGGCAAGTTCCTGGGCATCTCGCACGAAGAAGTGGAAGCCTTTGGCAAGCACCTCAACCAGGGCCGGCGTGACGGCCCGGTGATGTTCCTGCTGCGCGCCATCCCGATCATCCCCACTGCGCCGGTTTCGCTGGTGGCCGGCTTGATCAAGCTCAACCTGCGTTCGTACCTGTTCTCGACCCTGTTGGGCACACTGGTACGCAATGTGCTCTACCTGTATTTTGGCTACACCAGCCTGCAAGCCGCCACCTCGGTCAGCGAAGGCTTCGAGAGCCTGGAAGGCATTGGCTATCTGGTGCTGGCGCTGATGATGGCGACCGGCATCGGCTATTTCTATTACCTGCGCAAGAAGGGCGCCGGCCTGGCGATTACCAAGCGCCTGACCGAGAAAAAGAGCAAGTCATAA